Genomic window (Streptomyces liliiviolaceus):
GCGGTGACGACGCGGGCTGGCATCTGAAACTCCCCGTCTCCGAGGGCGTACGGGACGAGATCCGCGCTCCGCTGTCCGACACCCTGCCCCGCGCCCTCGCCGGACTCGTCCGCTCCCGGGTGCGCGACGCCGAACTGGTCCCCGTCGTCCGGCTGCTGTCCGCCCGGGACGTCCGCCACCTCGTCGACGAGTCCGGGGGCCTGCTCGCCGAGGTCAGCGTCGACCGCGTACGGGCCGAGCGGCTCAGCGGCGGCGACGGCACCACCCGATGGACCGAGATCGAGGTCGAGCTGGCGGACGACGGCGACCCCGCCTTCCTGGACAAGGTCGAGAAGAAGCTGCGTAAGGCCGGCGTCACCCGCTCCAAGTCAGCGTCCAAGCTGGTCAGGGCGCTGGGTGAGACGGGCCGCAAGGCGCGCAGGGAACCCGTCGTGGCGGCGGCACCCGTCACCGCCGGCGACCACGTCCTCGCCTACGTCCGCGCCCAGCGCGACGCCATCGTCGAACTGGACCCCGCCGTCCGCCGGGACGTCTTCGACGCCGTGCACAGCATGCGGGTCGCCACCCGCAGGCTCCGCAGCACGTTCCGCTCGTACGGCAACGTCCTGGACCGGGGCGTCACCGACCCGATCCGCGACGAACTGAAGTGGCTCGCGGGGGAGCTGGGCGTCGACCGCGACCAGGAGGTCCTCACCGAGCGGCTGACGGCGGCCCTCGGTGAACTGCCGCGCGCCCTGCTCGCCGGGCCCGTCCGCGGCCGGCTGCGCACCTGGGCGCACGCCCGCCGCTCCGGCTCCCGGCGCCGACTGATCGCGGTCCTCGACGGCGGCCGCTATCTGAACCTCCTCGTCTCCCTCGACGCGCTGCTCGCCACCCCGCCGCTGCGTGGGGCCGCCGCGGACACCACAGGGAAGGCGGTCACGAAGGCCGTGCGCAAGGACTTCGACAAGCTGTCCGGCCTGGTCGGGCAGGCCGTCGACCTGCCGCCGGGGGAGGGCCGCGACCTCGCGATCCACGAGGCCCGCAAGAAGACCAAGCGCACGCGTTACGCGGCCGAGCTCGCCGCCCCCGTCCTCGGGAAACCCGCGAAGAGCCTGGTGGGCGACATGAAGTCCCTCCAGGGCCTGCTCGGCGAGCACCAGGACAGCGTGATGGCGAGGCTCGCCCTGCGGGACCTGGCGACCCAGGCCCACGGGGCAGCCGAGAACGCCTTCACGTACGGGGTCCTGTACGGCCACGAGGAGCGCGTCGCGGAGTCGGTGGAGGCCGCTCTGCCGGAGGCATGGAGCACGATCAGGAACGGGACGAGCATCTAGGGGCCGAGGCGGCGCCCCGAAGGGGCGCGGGGAACTGCGCGACCAGCCACGACGAGCCCGCAGACGGTCGACGTCCCGCCGCGGCCCGTCCGGTGGAGCGCTCGGACGGCCGGACAGGGCGGGCCCGCAAGCACGTTACGCTTGAAAGTCATCCCCCTGTCGCTCACAAAGGTTCGCGAGATGTCTGCCGAAACCGCTGTGTCGGTCTTTCCACAGCTCGAAGCTCTGCTCCCGCATGTGCAGAAGCCGATCCAGTACGTCGGTGGAGAGCTCAACTCCACGGTCAAGCCCTGGGAGGACTGCGACGTCCGCTGGGCGCTGATGTACCCGGACGCGTACGAGGTCGGACTGCCCAACCAGGGCGTCATGATCCTCTACGAGGTCCTGAACGAGCGCGAGGGCGTCCTCGCCGAGCGCACCTACAGCGTCTGGCCGGACCTTGAGGAGCTGATGCGCGAGCACGGCGTCCCGCAGTTCACGGTGGACGCCCACCGCCCGGTGAAGGCCTTCGACGTGTTCGGGCTGAGCTTCTCCACGGAGCTGGGCTACACGAACATGCTGACCGCGCTCGACCTCGCGGGCATCCCGCTGGAGTCGAAGGACCGCGGTCTCGACGACCCGATCGTGCTGGCCGGTGGCCACGCGGCGTTCAACCCCGAGCCGATCGCCGACTTCATCGACGCGGCGATCATCGGCGACGGCGAGCAGGCCGTGCTCGACATGACCGAGATCATCCGCGTCTGGAAGGCGGAGGGACGGCCCGGCGGGCGCGAGGAGGTCCTGTTCCGCCTCGCGAGGACCGGCGGCGTGTACATCCCGGCGTTCTACGACGTCGAGTACCTCCCCGACGGCCGTATCGGCCGCATGGTCCCCAACAAGTCGGGCGTCCCGTGGCGCGTGTCCAAGCACACGGTCATGGACCTGGACGAGTGGCCGTACCCGAAGCAGCCCCTCGTGCCGCTCGCCGAGACCGTCCACGAGCGCATGTCGGTGGAGATCTTCCGCGGCTGCACCCGCGGCTGCCGCTTCTGCCAGGCGGGCATGATCACCCGCCCGGTCCGTGAGCGCTCCATCACGGGCATCGGCGAGATGGTCGACAAGGGCCTCAAGGCGACGGGCTTCGAGGAGGTGGGCCTGCTCTCGCTGTCCTCGGCGGACCACTCGGAGATCGGCGACATCGCGAAGGGTCTGGCGGACCGGTACGAGGAGGACAAGGTCGGGCTCTCCCTGCCCTCGACCCGCGTCGACGCGTTCAATGTCGACCTGGCCAACGAGCTGACCCGCAACGGCCGCCGCTCCGGTCTGACCTTCGCCCCCGAGGGCGGCTCCGAGCGCATGCGCAAGGTCATCAACAAGATGGTCTCGGAGGAGGACCTGATCCGGACCGTCTCGACGGCGTACGGCAACGGCTGGCGCCAGGTGAAGCTGTACTTCATGTGCGGCCTGCCCACCGAGACCGACGAGGACGTCCTGCAGATCGCGGACATGGCGATGAACGTGATCGCCGAGGGCCGCAAGGTCTCCGGCCAGAACGACATCCGCTGCACGGTGTCCATCGGAGGTTTCGTCCCCAAGCCCCACACGCCGTTCCAGTGGGCCCCGCAGCTGTCGGCCGAGGAGACGGACACACGTCTCGGCAAGCTCCGCGACCGGATCCGCGGCGACAAGAAGTACGGCCGCTCCATCGGCTTCCGCTACCACGACGGCAAGCCCGGCATCGTCGAGGGCCTGCTCTCCCGCGGCGACCGCCGCATCGGCTCCGTCATCCGCGCCGTCTACGAGGACGGCGGCCGCTTCGACGGCTGGCGCGAGTACTTCTCGTACGACCGCTGGATGCGGTGCGCCGACAAGACGCTCCCCGCCTTCGGTGTGGACGTCGACTGGTACACCACCCGCGAGCGCACCTACGAGGAGGTCCTGCCCTGGGACCACCTCGACTCGGGCCTCGACAAGGAATGGCTCTGGCAGGACTGGCAGGACGCGCTCGACGAGACCGAGGTCGACGACTGCCGCTGGACGCCCTGCTTCGACTGCGGCGTGTGCCCGCAACTGGACCTCGACATCCAGGTCGGCCCGACCGGCAAGAAGCTGCTGCCACTGACGGTCAAGAACGCCGCGCCTGCCGCGGCCGGGGGGCACAGCCACTGACGTACGTCCTGCAGGTTCGACGGCTGCTTATTCCGAGGTGGAGTGGGTCCGGCGCGAGGTCCTCATGAGAGTCTGGCCGGCATGGGGGACATGCCGGTCGACGCTGTCCGGAGGTTTCTGGCGACGGTTCGTGTCGGTGATCTCCGCAGTGGCACGGTCGCGGGGGCTGCTCGATCCGGGACGTCGGTGATCCTGGACGGCTTTCCTGGGGACCCCTTGGGAGTGGTCGGGCCGCTGGACGGTCCCTGGGCCCGGCGTTCGGCCGAGGGCGTGGAGGTCGGGCAGCGGATCACCGCTGAGGTGATCGCGGTTGATCTCGATGAGGGCAAGGTCCGGTTGTCGACGGCGGCCACCGGGGAACGGGAACTCTGGAAGTTCCTCAAGGACCTTCGACTCGGCGAGATCCTGACCGGTACGGTCGCGGCGATCGAGAGCTTCGGCGTGTTCGTCGCCCTCGACGACGGCCCTCCGCACCCGGTCTTCCCCGGGGTCGGCTTCATCACGTTTCCCGAGCTGTCCTGGCGCCGCTTCGAGGAAGCCTCGGAGATCGTCGAGGTCGGACAGCATGTGTCGTGCGAGTTCCTGCAGTTCGACACGTGGAACGGAGAGGCGCGGCTGTCCCTGCGGGCGCTGCAGCCGGATCCCTTCGCCACGTTCGCCAATGGCACCGAGGTGGGCGCGACCCTGCGTGGCCGGGTGACCAAGCTGGTCCCGTTCGGAGCCTTCGTCCAGGTCGCCGACGGGATCGAGGGGCTGGTTCATCTGAGCGAGCTCGCGTCGGCACCGGTGGAGACTCCGGACGAGGTCGTACAGGTCAGCGACCGGGTCTCGGTCATGGTCATGGAAATCGACGTGGAGCGACGAAGGCTGCTCCTGTCGCGACGACAGGCTTGAGACTGTTCTGGTGCGGGCTGCGGGCTGCGGGCTGCGGGTTCCACGATGGGACGGACGGTTCGGGGCGGGCGCGGAGGAAAGTGTCGTTCCCGGACCGTTCGTGCATCCATACGGGCGGTCGACGCGTCCGTGTGGGTATGGACCTGGAGAAGTCACCGCAGCCCGCGCCGCCCGTGATGCCCGCGCGGCAGCGGGACGCCGCTCCTGAGGGGTGTCTCGCCGTCGCCGTCCGCATCCCGGTGCGGATCGTGGTGTTCGTGCTGATCGTGCCCGTACGGATGGCCTGGGACGCGCTCGTCGTGTGCGGCCGGCTTCTCAGCGACACGCTGCTGCGGCCGCTCGGCCGCGCGCTCATGTGGGTGCTCGCGCCGGTCGGCCGGGGCCTCAGGTGGCTGCTCGACGGCTTCGCGACCGTCCTCGCGTGGGTGTTCAGCGGCATCGGGTACGCGCTGAAGTGGCTGTGCCTGCTGGTGTTCGTCTGGCCGTGGGTGGGCCTGTGGCGTTACGTGGCCGTGCCGGTGGGCCGGGCACTGGCCTGGCTCGGGCACGTACTGCTGGTCGTCCCCGCCCGGTGGCTGTACGAGCGGCTGCTGACGCCGCTCGGCCACGGCGTCGTGTGGGCGCTTCGGGGCTTCGGGGCCGGCTGCGCCTGGCTCTGGCGGACGGCGGTGCTCACTCCGGCGGGCTGGCTGTACCGCGCCCTGCTCGCGCCGACCGGGCGGGGTGTCGCGTGGGTCGCCGCGGGGCTGTGGTTCGGGGTGGTGTGGGTCTCGCGGGGGCTGTGGGCGGGAGTTGTATGGGTCTCCCGGGGGGTGTGGGCGGGCATCACATGGGTCGGCGGGGGGC
Coding sequences:
- a CDS encoding TIGR03960 family B12-binding radical SAM protein, which encodes MSAETAVSVFPQLEALLPHVQKPIQYVGGELNSTVKPWEDCDVRWALMYPDAYEVGLPNQGVMILYEVLNEREGVLAERTYSVWPDLEELMREHGVPQFTVDAHRPVKAFDVFGLSFSTELGYTNMLTALDLAGIPLESKDRGLDDPIVLAGGHAAFNPEPIADFIDAAIIGDGEQAVLDMTEIIRVWKAEGRPGGREEVLFRLARTGGVYIPAFYDVEYLPDGRIGRMVPNKSGVPWRVSKHTVMDLDEWPYPKQPLVPLAETVHERMSVEIFRGCTRGCRFCQAGMITRPVRERSITGIGEMVDKGLKATGFEEVGLLSLSSADHSEIGDIAKGLADRYEEDKVGLSLPSTRVDAFNVDLANELTRNGRRSGLTFAPEGGSERMRKVINKMVSEEDLIRTVSTAYGNGWRQVKLYFMCGLPTETDEDVLQIADMAMNVIAEGRKVSGQNDIRCTVSIGGFVPKPHTPFQWAPQLSAEETDTRLGKLRDRIRGDKKYGRSIGFRYHDGKPGIVEGLLSRGDRRIGSVIRAVYEDGGRFDGWREYFSYDRWMRCADKTLPAFGVDVDWYTTRERTYEEVLPWDHLDSGLDKEWLWQDWQDALDETEVDDCRWTPCFDCGVCPQLDLDIQVGPTGKKLLPLTVKNAAPAAAGGHSH
- a CDS encoding CYTH and CHAD domain-containing protein — encoded protein: MADTKREIERKYEADENAGLSGLPDLTRVPGVSAVIDKGVAELDATYYDTADQRLAAASLTLRRRTGGDDAGWHLKLPVSEGVRDEIRAPLSDTLPRALAGLVRSRVRDAELVPVVRLLSARDVRHLVDESGGLLAEVSVDRVRAERLSGGDGTTRWTEIEVELADDGDPAFLDKVEKKLRKAGVTRSKSASKLVRALGETGRKARREPVVAAAPVTAGDHVLAYVRAQRDAIVELDPAVRRDVFDAVHSMRVATRRLRSTFRSYGNVLDRGVTDPIRDELKWLAGELGVDRDQEVLTERLTAALGELPRALLAGPVRGRLRTWAHARRSGSRRRLIAVLDGGRYLNLLVSLDALLATPPLRGAAADTTGKAVTKAVRKDFDKLSGLVGQAVDLPPGEGRDLAIHEARKKTKRTRYAAELAAPVLGKPAKSLVGDMKSLQGLLGEHQDSVMARLALRDLATQAHGAAENAFTYGVLYGHEERVAESVEAALPEAWSTIRNGTSI
- a CDS encoding S1 RNA-binding domain-containing protein, which gives rise to MVGPLDGPWARRSAEGVEVGQRITAEVIAVDLDEGKVRLSTAATGERELWKFLKDLRLGEILTGTVAAIESFGVFVALDDGPPHPVFPGVGFITFPELSWRRFEEASEIVEVGQHVSCEFLQFDTWNGEARLSLRALQPDPFATFANGTEVGATLRGRVTKLVPFGAFVQVADGIEGLVHLSELASAPVETPDEVVQVSDRVSVMVMEIDVERRRLLLSRRQA